In Pseudemcibacter aquimaris, the sequence ACACGAAGACTGGCCGGGCCTTTATAAAATTACGGAACTTCGCGAAAAATCAGAAGAGCAAAACATTCGCCGTATCAGTATTTTATGTGGCAATGGTGGTCTATACCTGCCACAGGAACTGGACCGCGGTGCAGATGGCGCCATGACAGGGTTTGCGTATCCGGAAATGCTGGTTGGCGTTTGCAATAAACACGCAAGCGGCGACCGAGACGGCGCAGATGATTTATTTGATCAATATCTGCCGGTTATTAAACATGAACAACAACCTGGTTACGGCCTTGCGGTTAGAAAAGAAACATTGCATCGCCGCGGCGTCATCACATCTGCGAAAGTACGTAATGTTGATCACGCGCTAACGGATGCAGATCATAAGGATTTAAGCCGTTTGCTGGAAAGACTTGCGAAGAGGTTGGCTGCGGTTGATTAAAACGATCCTGAAAATCCTGACGTTTTTGCTGATTTTTGTGCCGGTTTCTTTATCGGCACAAAGTTCAGATGGCCCGATTAACGTCGGCGCTAATATCGGCAACATACCTTGGGAATTTCAGGATACAAACGGCAACTTTGTGGGTTATGAAGTCGATCTAGTAAAAGAAATCGGCAAAAGATTAGGTCGCGAAGTCAACGTCATGAATGTACCGTTTAATGGTCTTTTTTCGGCGGTACAATCAGGACGAATTGACATCGCCATTTCATCCATGAGCATAACGGATGAACGCCTTAAAAGTGTTTCCTTTACCCAACCCTTTTACGACAGCGATCAATCACTCGCAGTACTAAAAGGTTCAAATATTAATACTTTAAATGATTTAAAGGGTCATATGGTCGGGGCTGATACTGGATCGACGGGCGATATTTGGACAACAAATAATCAAGAAATATACGGCATTGCTGAAATCCGTCGTTATGAGGGGCTTGCGCCCGCGATGCTTGATCTGGAAATTGGCCGTATCAAAGGGTACATCAGCGATATTCCGGGATTATTATATTACACACAGGATAAACCACACCTTGAAATTGCCCAACGTATTCCAACAGGTGCCAAATATGGGTTAATGCTTGCAAAAAACAGCCCTTTTGCAGAAGTGGTCAACAATATTATTAGCGATCTTAAAAATGAAGGGTATTTGAACGAACTGCACATAAAATGGTTTGGATCACCCGCAGAAGAGACCACATCCACCGTTCAAATCATGCCAATGCCAGCTTTGGAAACAATGGAACGATTTGATTTTGTTTCCACTTTCCTTAATCAGGATGTGTTTTTACAAGCATGGCCAATGCTTATTGATGGATTAATCACGACCATTCAGCTTGGTGCTTTATCAATAGTCGCGGGTCTGGTTATTGGATTATTTTTATCGCTGATAAGGTTATATGCCCATAACGCCTTAAAACTGATTGTGAAAATTTACATCAATGTATTTCGGTCAATTCCGCTACTGGTATTTTTAATCATCATTTTCTATGCGCTTCCATTCATTGGATTAAGCCTGTCCCCCTTCGCTGCAGCGGCAGTTGCACTAACCATCGTATCAAGTGCTTATACAGCTGAAATTTTTAGAGCCGGCATCGAAGCCATTCCAAAAGGCCAATTTGAAGCCTCACTGGCACTAGGGTTAAGTTACAAGGATATGATGAAAGAGGTGATCTTGCCGCAGGCGATCAAGATCGTTATTCCACCACTGACCAATAATTGCATCAATGTGGTAAAAGATACGGCGCTTGCGTCCGTGGTAGCGATGCCGGATTTATTGAAACAAGCAACACAGGCACAAGCGATAGCCGCAAACCCAACCCCGCTTATTGCCGCGGCCGTAATATATCTGGCCTTTTTATTGCCACTGGTCCTTTGGGTATCAGGCCTTGAGAAAAAATTCAAAGCAGGGAATAAATCATGAGCCTGATCCATTTAAAAAATGTCAATAAACATTATAAAACTTTCCATGCCTTGAAAGATATCAACCTTGATGTGGCAGAAGGGGAAGTCGTTTGCGTGATCGGGCCATCGGGTTCCGGCAAATCAACAATGATTAGATGCATCAATTTATTAGAAGAATATGACCCGTCAGGTAGCATCACAGTAGAGGGGACCAAAGTCAAAAAAGGTAAAAATTTAAAATCGGTTCGTGCGGATGTAGGAATGGTTTTTCAAAATTTTAACCTATTCCCGCATATGACCATTTTAGAAAATGTGACACTGGCCCCGATGAAGATAAAAAGCATTTCAAAAGAAGATGCGAAAAAAACTGCATTTGAATTACTAAGCAAGGTCGGTATCGCTGAACAAGCGGAAAAATACCCCGCTCAACTATCCGGCGGACAACAACAACGCGTTGCGATCGCACGTGCTCTTGCGATGGAGCCAAAAGCGCTACTGTTTGATGAGCCGACATCTGCACTCGATCCGGAAATGGTCAGTGAAGTACTGGATGTCATCCAAAAATTAGCGGAAAGTGGCGTAACCATGATTGTCGTGACCCATGAAATGGGTTTCGCTCGCCAAATTGCAAATCGGGTTATTTTTATGGACGCAGGGCAAATCGTAGAAGAAGGAAGCCCAGCAGATATTTTTGATAACCCACAAGAGGAACGTACACGGAATTTTTTAAATGCCGTACTTAATCACTAAAAAGGAAAATATAAAGTGGCACTAGATATGAATTATGTTCGGGGGGCATTCCCGACTTTAGAAAAAGACTGGGTCTATATGGACAATGCGGGCGGTTCGCAAATTTTAAAGGGCTGCGTCGATAAAATAAGCCATTATTATTACAACCATCATGTTCAGCTTGGTGGCAGTTATGATATTTCACAAGCATCTTTAAAAGCATTTGCAGAAGGCCGTGAAAAAATCGCTACCTTTTTTAATGCCGCACGTGCCGATGAAATGGTATTTGGCCCATCAACAACGGTTCTATTGCAATTTTTAAGTAAAGCAATGGCAAGCCAGTTTAAGCCCGGCGATGAAGTGATTGTGACCATTACGGATCATGAAAGTAATATCGGTCCTTGGGTTTGGCTCGAACAATATGGCGTCACAGTAAAATTTTGGCCGATGAATATGGAAACATATGAACTGGAATTAGACACCCTTGACGCATTAATGACGGATAAAACAAAACTGGTTGCGGTTACGCATGTATCCAACCTGTTAGGCACGATTAATGATGTTAAATCAATTGCAAAATTCGTCCATGATCGCGGCGCGCTTATTTGTGTGGATGGTGTCGCATATGCCCCGCATAGAGCCGTCGACGTTCAGGACTGGGACGTCGATTTTTATGTCTTAAGTCTATATAAAACCTATGGCCCGCATCATGCCGCACTTTATTGCAAATATGACCAGATGAAAGAACTGGATAGCATTTATCATTATTTCTATGGCAAAGATAAAATTCCGGCCAAAATGGAACCGGGCAATGCCAATTATGAGCTTTCGTATGCATCTGGCGCCATCACTGATTACCTGTGCCAGTTAGGTGAAATGGCAGGGTGTACGGGCAGTGACCGTGAAAAGCTAGAAGTCGCATTTCAGGATATCACCGAACAGGAAACAATCCTTTCTGAAAGATTGCTATCATACTTAAGCAAAAGAAATGACTGTACCGTCATTGGAATTTCCGATGGATCAAGCCCGCGCCGTGTGCCGACAATAGCATTCACGGTTGAAGGTCAAGATCCAGAACAAATTTGTCTTGCGATGGATAAATATAAAATCGCTATTCGTTTTGGTGATTTCCATGCAAGACGTCTTGCCGATGAATTGGATATCACAAGTGGTAACGGCGCAGTTCGCGTCTCACTTACCCATTATAATACACTCGAAGAAGTGGATAAGTTAATCAATGCGTTTGATGAAATATTAGGATCCTAACGCGTTTCTAATTTCATCAAGTATCTTCGGATCATCAAGTGTCGCCGGTGGTGTAATATCCTTACCGGCGGCAATACCGCTCATGACACGCCGTAATATTTTGCCTGATCTTGTTTTGGGAAGCCGCGTTACAATCACCGCATTTTTAAAACTTGCAACAGCGCCGATGTCCGCGCGAACCGCGGCAATCGCATCACTTACTATATCCTGATGATTTTTATCAACACCGCTTTTCAATACCATAAAACCATATGGTATTTGCCCCTTTAATTGATCATCCACACCAACAACCGCACATTCGGCCACTTCTGGTAAATTGGCTAGCACTTCTTCCATGGCGCCAGTTGAGAGCCTGTGTCCCGCCACATTAATCACATCATCAGTCCGGCCCATGATGTAAAGATAGCCATCTTCATCCTTATGGCCCGCATCACCGGTTAAATAATATCCCGGATAATCACTAAAATAAGTACTGATCGCGCGATCATTATCCTGCCAGATACCAAGCATTCCACCTGGTGGAAGTGGTTCTTTTACAACGATATTGCCGAGCTCATTTGGGCCCAGTTCATCACCATCATCATTAAAAATACGCACATCATACCCCGGGGACGGCACACTTGGGCTGCCGTATTTAACAGGTAGCGTTTCAATACCCACAAAATTGGCGCAAATGGACCATGCGGTTTCCGTCTGCCACCAATGATCAATCACTGGTACTTTGACATGCTGCTCGCACCATTTTACCGTATCGGGGTCTGCCCTTTCACCGGCAAGGAACAATGTCCTAAAGGCTGAAATATCGTATTTTTTTAACTCTTCTGCGCTCGGATCTTCTCTTTTAATCGCTCTGATCGCAGTTGGTGCAACAAATAACGCATTGACCTTATGTTCCGCAATCACCCGCCAAAATGCACCGGCATCTGGCGTTCCCACGGGTTTTCCTTCGTACATAATTGTTGTACAGCCCCTGATCAGTGGTGCATATACGATATAAGAATGGCCAACCACCCAACCAATATCAGACGCCGCCCAATAAACATCACCGGGGCCCATATCATAAACATTTTTCATGCTCCAATTCATGGCGACCATATGACCACCATTATCACGCACGATCCCTTTCGGTGTTCCTGTTGTACCGGATGTATAAAGGATATAAAGCGGGTCTGTGGCTGCAACATTCACACATTCAGTATGACCTGCTTCGGCCATCATATCGCACCAATCGAAATCACGG encodes:
- a CDS encoding amino acid ABC transporter permease; this encodes MERFDFVSTFLNQDVFLQAWPMLIDGLITTIQLGALSIVAGLVIGLFLSLIRLYAHNALKLIVKIYINVFRSIPLLVFLIIIFYALPFIGLSLSPFAAAAVALTIVSSAYTAEIFRAGIEAIPKGQFEASLALGLSYKDMMKEVILPQAIKIVIPPLTNNCINVVKDTALASVVAMPDLLKQATQAQAIAANPTPLIAAAVIYLAFLLPLVLWVSGLEKKFKAGNKS
- a CDS encoding amino acid ABC transporter ATP-binding protein, translated to MSLIHLKNVNKHYKTFHALKDINLDVAEGEVVCVIGPSGSGKSTMIRCINLLEEYDPSGSITVEGTKVKKGKNLKSVRADVGMVFQNFNLFPHMTILENVTLAPMKIKSISKEDAKKTAFELLSKVGIAEQAEKYPAQLSGGQQQRVAIARALAMEPKALLFDEPTSALDPEMVSEVLDVIQKLAESGVTMIVVTHEMGFARQIANRVIFMDAGQIVEEGSPADIFDNPQEERTRNFLNAVLNH
- a CDS encoding cysteine desulfurase-like protein, yielding MALDMNYVRGAFPTLEKDWVYMDNAGGSQILKGCVDKISHYYYNHHVQLGGSYDISQASLKAFAEGREKIATFFNAARADEMVFGPSTTVLLQFLSKAMASQFKPGDEVIVTITDHESNIGPWVWLEQYGVTVKFWPMNMETYELELDTLDALMTDKTKLVAVTHVSNLLGTINDVKSIAKFVHDRGALICVDGVAYAPHRAVDVQDWDVDFYVLSLYKTYGPHHAALYCKYDQMKELDSIYHYFYGKDKIPAKMEPGNANYELSYASGAITDYLCQLGEMAGCTGSDREKLEVAFQDITEQETILSERLLSYLSKRNDCTVIGISDGSSPRRVPTIAFTVEGQDPEQICLAMDKYKIAIRFGDFHARRLADELDITSGNGAVRVSLTHYNTLEEVDKLINAFDEILGS
- a CDS encoding propionyl-CoA synthetase, which gives rise to MSSYKEIYQAWNDNPEKFWDDAASEITWSQQWDTVLDNSRAPLSRWFPGAECNTCYNAVDRHVEAGNGDRTAIIYDSAMTGASRKISYVELQDQVSKCASMLRSLGVDKGDRVLLYMPMIPEAVIAMLASARLGAVHAVVFGGFAANELAKRISDAEPKVIVSASCGLEPGRVIAYKPMLDEAMEISGSAAKTIIVDRPECDAALFDGRDFDWCDMMAEAGHTECVNVAATDPLYILYTSGTTGTPKGIVRDNGGHMVAMNWSMKNVYDMGPGDVYWAASDIGWVVGHSYIVYAPLIRGCTTIMYEGKPVGTPDAGAFWRVIAEHKVNALFVAPTAIRAIKREDPSAEELKKYDISAFRTLFLAGERADPDTVKWCEQHVKVPVIDHWWQTETAWSICANFVGIETLPVKYGSPSVPSPGYDVRIFNDDGDELGPNELGNIVVKEPLPPGGMLGIWQDNDRAISTYFSDYPGYYLTGDAGHKDEDGYLYIMGRTDDVINVAGHRLSTGAMEEVLANLPEVAECAVVGVDDQLKGQIPYGFMVLKSGVDKNHQDIVSDAIAAVRADIGAVASFKNAVIVTRLPKTRSGKILRRVMSGIAAGKDITPPATLDDPKILDEIRNALGS